In Girardinichthys multiradiatus isolate DD_20200921_A chromosome 10, DD_fGirMul_XY1, whole genome shotgun sequence, the sequence TAAAACTTATGAAGCTCTGAATATGAAATTGTAttaaaaagtcatttaaaaTTGTTGAATGCAACTCAAGTTGCCTTTGGCgcgtatttcttttttaatgccAGGAAAAGTATGAAATATGAAAAGCCACTGTATAATTTGAAACACATTACCATCTATGGAGTGATGATGTAACATATGTCACAGCAGAGTGTGACTGTTTATAattgtaaacagaaaatgaatcattttcttgacaaaaaacacttttctagCAGGAATATGTGCAGCTGATAATTGACAACACTAAACAGGATTGGGTGAGCACTTCTGATTTCCTCAAAGATCCTgcaatgcagaaaaaaagatttgtgaAAGCAAAGAGCAGGTAATTTGCTGCAATAAAAGGCTCTGATGAGGTCAGCAACCAGATTAAAAAGGTTTCTCCGGTAAGACAGGGTGTAATTTTTATGTATCCTTTGTCAATACAAACTGTCTTCTGGCATTCAcagattttgttattaaattaaACCAATAACCACTTTCTCCAAATGTTTTTTGCATGGTTTTACCTATAAGTAGCCTGCAGGACTGTCTTACCTAAATACACAACAGCATTTTGACTTGCCATCCATGTACCAAGAGTAGCACTAGCTTAAAGTGACTTTTTAGGGCCAAACAACATGTTGTTGTGAGGATACTAAATGTACAGTGTAAGTGACTTGACAGAGAATGTCCTTGAAATAACATTTTGACATCATAGTGGCTTGAGGCAGCTGTCTAAAAACATGGATTAAATATGTGGAGAAAAGTAAGACTTTCAGCTACTTCCATTCACTACTGCAATTGTTTACACTATTACTGCATTGctttgtaatttaaaataatctggTGATGAGAAACACTGAAGcagtgtttagttttttttaaattatattttggtcGTAGACTGGGCTCATCACTGCGATGACCTTTCATAACAGTTCTCctgacttcctcctcctcacagGACCATATAAAACTCGACTTCATGAAAAGAGACTTCAACATCACTACTTTGTTCTTGGGTGGGTATTTTGTTATACAGTAATGCATACGTTTGGTCTTCCATTTGTAACATTATTATTCTTTGGCTACTTTGTGCTACAAGTTCAGTTTCTTTCTGTCATCCCATTTTAGAGATTTTTTGACTTTGGACTGGATATAAATGTAGCAAATTATTTACTCTGGCTTAATGAGGAGACTGATGGGACAATATCAGTTAAAACTAATCTGAACCAAAAATAGGACAACACAGACTTTTGTTGTGTTGCATAAAAACCATCTATCGTATTCTAGACCATTTGACATACAAATGTCATATGAAGCGAATGACTACTCCCATTTTGCTTTCTTTGGTTAACATTGCATTCTGAAGATGGTTCATTAAAACTGACACTGTGGTCAAAGCAAGTTTGGCAATGAATCataatgttaaaaaatgttgCTACTGCACGCTTCTAACTTTatgattatttagatttttggaAATTTAATAAAAAGCCATTCAGTAGAAAACAATATTAGCATTATATGGGCCATATGTTAAAAATGTGGATAAAGAAAAACTTAATAGCACACAATTTAGTAAACAAATTTGGTGTGAAATTAACTCCATAAAAATAACAGTGTTGCTCTGAACACTGAACAAACAAGAGGGTTAAATAATTCATTTCTCATAGCTGATTTTCACactaaaatatgtaaaagaaaTTACTCTGAAAAAACTGGCAATAGAGTTAATTTTACACTAATTTGTAATTTGACATTTCTTTATCTGAAACTGTTAAATTCAACTCTATGTGTGAAAGTGACAATTAGTTGTATTATAGTGTACATTTCAAAGTGTGCAAAAAAGGTAAGatataaaaaatgacatttgaaCAGAAGAAAATGTCTTGTCTTTTGCACAAATTTGTAAAATTTAATGAAATTACAACACATTTTGGGAAATAATTCTGTTTTGTTAATACTTTCTATGATCAGTTAATTCAACCAGTCCTTGCAATAGTATGCAGGCCCCTTGAATTGCTCCACATTTTGTTGACTTACAACCTCGACTTCAGTGAATTTTAATAATTCACAAAACATCTTAATTTATGTTCagattaaattgcacacatATTGTATCTAATAAATATTCTCTAATTAGCTCACTCCTGAACATGaattcactggattttatttagacatAACAGGGTGAAAGGGgcagaataaaaatgcacaccacttcaggttttcatttgtaaaaatttaaaaagccaTGTATCATATTCATTCCACTTCACTTAGTATGCACTACTCTTAATAGGTACATTACATAAAATTCCAGTAACATACTGTAAATATTGAGGTTTCTGATTATGTGACAAAAGTGGAAAAGTTATAGGCATATGAATACTTTAccaacacactcacacaaataGCAGTGTCATTCTGAACTTAACAGGTGATTTTTACATGAAGAAATTAGCATTGTTTGCGTTTTAATACCTATGCATCCATATTGTTTGTAAACCTATTTAAAGATTAGAATTAAAGATTCATTCATCTTTAATGCTGTAATGCAATGTTGATCACTGTGTTTAAACGTGCAACTAAATACAAATCTCCCATGACTGCCTGTGTCATTGACACATTTAACAGCATTTTGTGTGTCTTCGCCatttactttctgttggtctctTTCACTCAGTCAATCTCTCTGACCTTTCCAAACTCGGCCGGGATTTAGCTTCACTGCGCGCCTTATaaacctgcagtcagctgcATGATAAACTGCACCCAGCCTAGTTTTATTCTGCTTCAACAGATAACAAGATGCCATTCTGCTTTGATTGTATCTCAAAAACCTCAGCAAATATTCATCCTAGAACCTTCCCCGCATCTCAACAAAGACATTCAGCCAGATTCAATGGATTTTCTCCTTCAGATCATTTGCAGTCGgtagaaaagtaaaataattacttTGTGAAGGCTCTTGGATAAGATTCTGTTGTGAAATGGATCAGAACTGAACATAAAGCTGTCTGTCAGCAGAGTTTGTGTGCATTCACTTGTTTAACCTGACCTTTCTATGTAATGAGGCTGTAAAACCTCATGTTGCTGCACTGATTGGGCTGCTAAGgaagacagaaacattttttcaatcgttaaatatttccaaattaTTTACGTAATTTTAAACCAACTGGATTTCGATTTgattacaaaaattatttttaatctaattcaaatattttaaactttgtGTAAAATTAataagaatttatttatttaatcataaGCAGTAAACATGTTTAAGAACTCACCCTCTGCCTACGATGAGCCGGAGCGCCTCCAGGTTGCCGTGATAAGCGGCCCATAAGGTCGGCGTCATCCCATCCTCGTCCGGGGCGTTCAGCTCCTTCCGAGTGGCTTCCTTCAGGACGTCCAGGTAGCCGTCCCGGGCCGCCCGGTGGTACCGGTCGTTCATGGCGGAAGCTCAGTCTGAGCTCCGGTCCATAACCATTAGTCACTCTTAAAGACCCGGCTTCTCGGTCCGGTCTGGTACGTGGCCTGTACACCTAACGTAATACCGCCGGCCAGAAGAGCCACGGAGCGGCTGTAAAGCTGGTTGCTTGGAGACGGATAAAAGGCGGCGTGCTGAACGTCATGAATGGGCGCAGTTGTCTCCACGTAAAGACACGCCCAGTTTAACGAAAAGGTCAAACCTGAAGCATCTTGTAATTTTCTAACTGTCCAATTAAAAATAATACTATACATAGAAACTTCTatatcttgttttttcttttagtacCATTCACCTCACCTTAAAAATAGTATTATAATTAGTATAAATAGTGTACAACAGAGAAGTATCAAAGCAACCCTACTGACCTATAATGAATTCTTTTGATTTCCATTAAAATGCACTTCCCTAATGTAATCTTCTCtgtaaatatattatatattaaatatataatcatatattaaatatataatatatttaaaagctGATGGAACAAAAATACTTCCATTTTTAAAATCCCAGCTGTGCACAAACCATTTTGCTTGTtgcattttcacatttaaacacataGATGGAAAGGTAAAAGTCTATAAGCAAAGATTTGTATTTGGAACTAAATATTTACTTACACTacatgaaaagacaaaacaaaattttgaTTATAAGTCTGTACTTTTCCTGTTTCAGGTCAGTAAGGATTACAATCAATATTTAAATATGATAAATGCCAgaaagagattttatttttgagattttaattttaattcttaagtttacatatatttctttaatatttggagataatgtttttccttctccTATAACTACAggcattaatattagattttctTAAGCTAATACAGATTTTGGCACGACCCATCACTTTATTCGCACTTTCAAATTCTTTAAAGTCTCTGTGAAAATTATAGAAAAATTCACCCTTAACTTAATTTGTCCGTggtgaaaaaacccaaaatctgAAGGTATAAAATTTCATATAAAAGATATGAAATCACCTGGGCAGCTAACATAGTCACTCCTAATACTTTCTTTAAATGAGGcctatttttaacattttctttaggTTAAACAGCACATCTACAAACTTTTAATTACTAATCCATGAATTTCTGTTTAACTTGGTCTTAAATATGATGTGACCAAGACTCCAATtgctattttataaaatattgcttaaatcaattaataaatagaaaaacattctaacaatattttgaaattttaagtGAGAATTTTTccccaaataaacaaaatgtttgctgTGGTTCCATTTTTTTGTGAGCACTAAATCTTCTGTACAGTTCAACACTTATGAGTGTCTACAGGAAAACCTTACAGAGGACCtctgatcatttaaaaaaattatattcagtAAATGATTTGACTTGTTTTATAATAAAGACCTTTCAGAGCTTGTTGAGAGAAGCTTTATTTCATTGAGAAAGTTGACGAAAGATCATCACGCAGAAGCTTGTTACTGAGGTTAATGTCAGCAGCTCCTCTAAATCCTCTGAATCTCAAACAGCCTTATGTCTGTGTCGTACCAGATTGGAGGATCCACATTCCTACAAAGAACATAAGGAAGATTGAAAAACATATCTTCAGCAGCCAAACTGAAATCAACAATGAATCTACATCGTGTGTGTTTACAGTAGGTAGATGACTCCCCACATGTAGGTCCGGAACCACATGGCAGTGCCGGCATTTGCCTGGTACTTCCTGATCAGGATGGGGTGGGGAACCGGGAGGAGGCCAACCAGTGTGCCATGTTGCAGGAACCTCAGAATCTCTGACTCATCTGTTAAACCCCTGAGGATAAAACAAAACCTCATCATCTGATCTGGACCTAAATAACTGGACCCTCATGCCGGTACAGCTTGTTAATTAGGTTTAAGGGTTAGATGAcattaatgtaaaaatattggCATTTGTTTCCTTGGAGTATGAAGAGCACTGTCAGAAATATGGCAATGCGTTTTAGTTTAACTGTTTCTCCTACTTGTCAATGCAGATCTTCTCCACTTGAGGGACCAAGACTTGCAGCAGCCGCATGATGGTTTGCAGAGGAAGTCTAGATTTCCATGACACCATCTGAGAACAGGTAAAAGAAGGACAGTGTCACAATGAGAGGAACCAACAAGGAGCAGGAGAGAAAAACCCGTTCTCACCCAGTCTGAATTAGCGGTCCAGGCCACAGTGGACGAGACGCTTGACATTCGACTTCTTGATGTCTGTGACCCTATGAAGACCTGATGACAGGATGAAACAATgagaaagcagaaaaaatatACAGAGTGAGCAGTGAGACATCTGCTGTACCTCGTGGTCTCTTTCTGAGTTTGACTCTGTGTCGCTGGCCCCATTGATGGTGCGGCGGCGGGATGCAGTTGTTGAAGAGCACGAATGTGGGACGGCAATCATTGTTCCATCCTCGCTTACCTGAGATTTCTCTGTTATCTTATCAATTCCTGAAACAAACAATATGAGCAGTTACTTCCTGCTCGTATTGGAAATTATGTCTTTACTTCTAATGACCCTTCTCTACTTGATCTTACACGGTTCGGTAGAGCTCTACTtgctttttaggcttttccattagtaaaGGTTACATGGAACTGTTACTACTTTTAGCACCTGCTTGCCTGTGGTTCCAACTGTGCTGAGTTGTGCTAAGAAATTGTGACATCCGAAGATTGTCAATCACTGATTGGGTAGCGGGCGGTGTCACTAGTCACAACATACATATTATAATAACTAACCAATATCTCAAACCATTAACTCTTTGTATGCTCGTTTTTTTGTGTATATAAcctatagcaagctagcattagatACCCTCACACATTCTTCTCTTTCTCCTGTACTTATCCAGAGTGCGTCGTCTTTTTGCCTGCAGCCTTCTCTGGCTTTTCTTTCACTCAGAGTCTGATAAAAGCTATAAACCAAGCAGCAGGTCCTccattgtttttgtgtttgtgtcacatacaaatcacatcacgttacttttttggactgtggggttGCCTTGCTATTGACAATACCGCCCGCATTGAGATGGTACTCAATTGTAGTGGAAAACTAACCAAACCGTGTAGAGTACAACTGACCTGAGACGAACCGTTCTGAGTAGGTAGTAATGGGGAAGGGGcataatattgtttattttagtcatttcAAGTGAAACTCTGAGTTTCATTTGCTCTTCTCCTCATTTTGTTAGTGCAGCTGACTCAATACTATACAATAAAGCAGGTTTTACAACCACTTCGTACCTTTCCTACTTTTGCTTTGTATAGTTTACCTAGATACTTAAACTCTTCCACTTTCAATTGAAAGTATTTCTGTCATTATCTGTCGTTTTATTCACATATGTTTTTACTTggtattgttttttattctatacaactctttccatttcactGTGTATCTCTCATTTTGTCTGAATGAATGACATTTTGTGTAGTTCCTAACTATCCAAACTGTTATTTCTCATAATTTCTCATTATGTGTTGTATTTAAAAGATTAGcttttctatatatttttttatttattaataaaatggaCAATATACACTACTAGTCAAATGTTTCAgaaccactttctcatttaatggttttccttttgtttatgactatttacattgtacgtagattctaactgaaggcattaaaactgtgaatgaacacatggaatgGCATATGGCAaatgaaaaaattgtaaaataactttaattgtgttttacattttagactccttaaagtagccgccctttgctgtgatgactgagaCATTAACCTTTGGTCATCTCTAAAttaacctctgggaagttctttcaaaactctttggaaaaccatttcagatgaccaTCTCACAAAGCTCATGGAGAGACTGCCAAGACAGCAAAGCAGTCAACAAAGCATATAGTGGctgtttggaagaatctaaaatatataaatgtttagagtcatttcacactttttgtttactacataattccatgtgtgttcattcatagctttgttgtctttggtgagaatctacaatgtaaaaagtcatgaaaataaagagacccattaagtgagaaagtgtttctaaaacatttgactagTAGTGtaaattattgaaaaaataaataagttgaAAAATTACCCAGGTAGCCAATAGGCTATTTTTCATCAGTAGTCATTGTGCCTGATAAAACAATGATGCCACACAATAAAAGCACAATAACACAATaatgaaatgttgaaaatagcAACATTGCATTACAACCAAACATTTAGGTGAATGATCAAGTTAAACAGACTGTCCATGTCATAAAAATATTTGCTGATTGTTTTGATTCCCGAATAAACATTCATTTACACTGTGTATCAATATAAGATGAGGACTGAAGGTTGGTGGTATAAATTTCCACTGATTGGgaggttttaaaaaaagaaaagcgaCCAAATGTTGTCTTTCTGAGTGGGATTATAAGTCTCTGGCAGCTcttttgatatttttgtttgCAGCTGATTTGAAATGAGCAAAATTAGACATATAAGTGGGGTCATGGAGCTTCATATAGTTTAGGACAACGCTCCTATACGTTAAACAATGTCTATACTaagaattttacttttttttttaagatacaacaatgatgaaaacaaaataatttatgtaaaacCTTGAGGGCTAGTTTGCACAGTGATTCGAAATGTTTTAAAGCTTTAGAGTTTGCACTAGACCACCTTATCAAACAATAGCtcatgtgaaaaaaaacttttctctgGTGCCTCACTCAGAAATGAATTCCTAATAAATCCAAAAACTTGGAGCAGAAGTTCTGTAGGCGAGTTGACATTTGAAACTAAATACAAACCTAAATATTGATATTGTGAAACAACTTGTTATTGTCCTGATATAAAAATGGCAGGGCTAGGTTCCACACTGTGGCCTTTAGAGATCATTCCCAGAGCTTTTCATGCAGTCACCTgtaaataacatttgtttagggttgtttttcttcattcaTTTCTTCTTTTACTTGGTcactttttctcctttttattaaattttttttttttttacaaatgtatgTTTGAAAAAGGATGGtatagcacaactgcaaaaacACGACATGGATGTCCAATAAGAGTAAAAGGCAAGGACAGCATAAATTGGAGAAGAGgccaaaaggcccatggtaactctggaggagctgcaaaagatccacagctcaggtggttaTTTTTGATAGCATAATTATTTCCTTTACATTagacaaatctgacctttataaATGAGTGGCAAGATAAAAACCATTATTGAAGAACTATACTTTATATGAAGTCCTGTTTGCCACTTGTCATGTAGGGGCCAAATCAACCATGGGTGAAGGTGCTCCAGTCAAATGAGCCCAAAAACATTTGCTTAACATGCAAAACTGTATTTAGCAGAAAGAAAACACCGCACATCGCCCAAAGCACCCCATCCTCACAGAGAAATATGGCAGTGCCAGCAGCATGGTGGCgggatgcttttcctcagcaggagaaggaagctggtcagagctgatgggaagatggatggaaatacATACAGGGCAaccttggaagaaaacctgttagaggctgcaaaaggcctgagactgaggtggaggctcaccttctagcagaacaatgaccctaaacatacagccaaagctacaatagaatggttgagatcaaagcatttccatgtgttaaaatggccttgtcaaagtccagaccgaaATTCCAGTGGGAATCTGTAGCAACAGTTGAAAATAGATGTTCACAATAGATGCTCACACACATTCTCCATCCAATTTAGCTGAGctggagctattttgcaaagaagaatgtgtAAACGTTTTagtagatgtgcaaaactgctccctgtaagggatgggttaaatgcagaagacaaatttcattgtaatgtacatgtgcaatgaccaataaagatgatgattattattattattaagctgGTTGGATACATAATtgcaggttccacaaaacattACCTCAGAGGGTCTTAATACAAAAGCACGCCACACTTGTCagactttaaaacagaaataaaatttcaAAACAATGAATCATTCTTCTTCCACCCTCTAATTACGCAATACTTTCTGTAGGTCTTTCACGCACAATCCAAACAAAATATACTGAAGTTCAAAAGGTATGAATACTATTACAAGccactgtactttttttttttttaatttagcttACATTTCTTAAatagttttcatttcattttgttgtttttaatgccCTTCCCTACTATCGTAATTGGTCTCTTTTCGGTCATCTTGCTTTGGTGATTTGTACATTCTTTTCATAACTTCTTTTGTGACtcaaactgattttgacaaTAACCTTTAATTTCGGCACTCTTTCATAGCTTAAAATTAGAAGTTTTGATTCTAAtttggatttgtttgttttaattctttttagaTTCTGGGTCCGAGTATAgcagttttttgcttttaattaaaaatttgttttattgctttcctgtcttcaaacacatttttgtatcTGGAGCTTTTCTGTGGTTTTTTAACTTGTTTAATTTAACCTTTTCCCcttttgcctttattttttgcaagAAAACTGTACTTTAGAACctattatctgttttttcttggcAGTTTAAATAATCTAATTTTCCTCACCTGGAGTGGCCTCTAAACTGGCTTTGAGTGTCCCGGGCTCGGCAGGTGCGGCAGGCCTGGAGCCCTCCATGGACTCGCCATCTGTAGAGTTTAGGCGAGATATCCcaggcttcttcttcttcttctgcaaaGTTTTCTGAATGGACGCCTCGTCCGTTGGCAGATTGGCCAGCTGGTGGAAAACGTTCCTTTTACGGATGATGGTGTATACGAGGTTGGAGTTACCTGTGGGCAAGGTTTCGGACCTTAAAAGAGAGTCTCAAATAGAGCTGCACCGATGAGATCCCATTGTTGCTCTTACCATCAAACTGATACTGGATGATGTTGTTGAAGACCTCTAACAGGAAGAAGATTAGGTTGTGGTTCTGAGGTGCAGAGAGGAGGAACCAGGGCGTGGAGAAGGCCTCCAGCAGGTGGAGCAGCTTATTAGCAGCCACCATGGACAGGCTCTTTAGGTATGGGGAAACTAGAGGCACAACATGTGTTTAAAGCAACTCTCCACCAGGGGGCGGCATGTCAACAGTGATACTTACTGTTTACAATTATAGTGAGCAGGCAGTCAAACAGAGGATGGAGACGCTGGTGACCACAGGtgattattttgtgaaaaatctaaaaaagaagGTGCATAAATATGAACCTTGGTACTTTCGAAAAGATATGAAAGTCTAACTTCACCTGCAgcccaaaaaatgttttaatttgcaGAATCTCTAAGTTTATGTACTCTTTTAGTAAGCTTTTCACGTTTACAAGGAAAACCAACTTTTTAAgcttttcttgtcttttctgttttaatcttgtGAAGTATTTTATGTTGCACAGGTTGTTTAACTTAAACTTTGGGCGACtggtaatatttattttcaatcaAGTAAAGAAGCTTTCTCACCACTATGAGCAGGTCAGCATGGGTTCCTGTAAAGACAGGAATGTCCATCGGGACATGGAGTGTGTACGGCTTATTTAGCCGAACGCCAAAGTTTCTCTCTCCACTAAGCAGTAGCAGGATGAACACGCCGATGTGCATGAGGCCCACTCGAGCTGGACGTGCACACAAACATGAAGAGCTTTTAGAGGTTTAGGTAGTTTACCCTTGTCTCATTGTCTGTgtacagatttgtttgtttttattttttgtttttctccctcagATGTCGCAGAAAGTGACTCACACTGATCTGCTCTGGCATCGTTCAGGTAGAACAGGATGGGGACCAGTATCTCCAAGACGTCACTGCTTTTTAGGACGAAGAACAGGAATttctgcaacacacacacaaacatttatgaGTGTGTTAAAGACAAGTGCTTCGTTAGGTTACACAAAGAAGTACTGAGAAATTGTACTAAGAAAAGTCAAaagatacaataaaaaaaaggcaaGGAGCACAAAACCTTGTTAAAATCACAGAATTTCCAAAAGAGAATCAGCAGCTCCTGGTGGAAATGGATCTTCTTGGTTGATCGAGGAAGGTATGTCTGGATCAGAGGGTTGTTGAGCAGCTGAGCCAAACCTCTAAGGACAAAACTCAAATCCTGTTGAACCAAGATCGAGAAAATGCTAAAATGTAGGAGTATCCTGTTTGCGGCTAACATTTAAGATTTACTTTACCATACCTCCTCTCTGTGGATCCTGGAGAGGTAATTGACAAAGAGGTTGTCAGGTCCAGCTGGCTACAGAGAAAGAAAGTGAGAACTTACTATTTAAATTTACCTCATCTACTTATAACCAGCCTTCTCTATTTGAATTCTGGCAAAGCGCTTAAACAAACTGATCAAAGACTTAATACAAACAAGAAGGAA encodes:
- the hid1b gene encoding protein HID1b isoform X2, translating into MGNADTKLHFRKAVIQLTTKTQPVEATDNVFWDQFWADCSIAVQDVFALVPAAEIRAVREESPSNLATLCYKAVERLVQCVDSGCPSEKERQIVLNCTRLLTRILPYIFEDADWRGFFWSTIPGAKRSGSLDEDADETEDRPLAESLLLAIADLLFCPDFTVQSHKKSNSDALEEMRSIDSCEYIWESGVGFAQSPSLNYIHDRNRTELLKLLLTCFSEAMYLSPSSDSQVLNPWVSFFCSAENRHALPLFTSLLNVVCSYDPVGYGIPYNHLLSSDYREQLVEQALQALIVTLEHETGSHMSAALQAMDCSSSNASEEPEPAGPDNLFVNYLSRIHREEDLSFVLRGLAQLLNNPLIQTYLPRSTKKIHFHQELLILFWKFCDFNKKFLFFVLKSSDVLEILVPILFYLNDARADQSRVGLMHIGVFILLLLSGERNFGVRLNKPYTLHVPMDIPVFTGTHADLLIVIFHKIITCGHQRLHPLFDCLLTIIVNISPYLKSLSMVAANKLLHLLEAFSTPWFLLSAPQNHNLIFFLLEVFNNIIQYQFDGNSNLVYTIIRKRNVFHQLANLPTDEASIQKTLQKKKKKPGISRLNSTDGESMEGSRPAAPAEPGTLKASLEATPGIDKITEKSQVSEDGTMIAVPHSCSSTTASRRRTINGASDTESNSERDHEVFIGSQTSRSRMSSVSSTVAWTANSDWMVSWKSRLPLQTIMRLLQVLVPQVEKICIDKGLTDESEILRFLQHGTLVGLLPVPHPILIRKYQANAGTAMWFRTYMWGVIYLLNVDPPIWYDTDIRLFEIQRI
- the hid1b gene encoding protein HID1b isoform X1 encodes the protein MGNADTKLHFRKAVIQLTTKTQPVEATDNVFWDQFWADCSIAVQDVFALVPAAEIRAVREESPSNLATLCYKAVERLVQCVDSGCPSEKERQIVLNCTRLLTRILPYIFEDADWRGFFWSTIPGAKRSGQSLDEDADETEDRPLAESLLLAIADLLFCPDFTVQSHKKSNSDALEEMRSIDSCEYIWESGVGFAQSPSLNYIHDRNRTELLKLLLTCFSEAMYLSPSSDSQVLNPWVSFFCSAENRHALPLFTSLLNVVCSYDPVGYGIPYNHLLSSDYREQLVEQALQALIVTLEHETGSHMSAALQAMDCSSSNASEEPEPAGPDNLFVNYLSRIHREEDLSFVLRGLAQLLNNPLIQTYLPRSTKKIHFHQELLILFWKFCDFNKKFLFFVLKSSDVLEILVPILFYLNDARADQSRVGLMHIGVFILLLLSGERNFGVRLNKPYTLHVPMDIPVFTGTHADLLIVIFHKIITCGHQRLHPLFDCLLTIIVNISPYLKSLSMVAANKLLHLLEAFSTPWFLLSAPQNHNLIFFLLEVFNNIIQYQFDGNSNLVYTIIRKRNVFHQLANLPTDEASIQKTLQKKKKKPGISRLNSTDGESMEGSRPAAPAEPGTLKASLEATPGIDKITEKSQVSEDGTMIAVPHSCSSTTASRRRTINGASDTESNSERDHEVFIGSQTSRSRMSSVSSTVAWTANSDWMVSWKSRLPLQTIMRLLQVLVPQVEKICIDKGLTDESEILRFLQHGTLVGLLPVPHPILIRKYQANAGTAMWFRTYMWGVIYLLNVDPPIWYDTDIRLFEIQRI